In Acholeplasma equirhinis, the following proteins share a genomic window:
- a CDS encoding iron chaperone, whose product MDFGSVDDYISSIDPKARPIFDELRKFVLTLSPDIKEAVAYGILGFYLGKKKFYIGGYKTHVGVYTGGTLLDKFGPDVQALRKAKGTIHLSLKDKIPFKIISPVIKEALGLK is encoded by the coding sequence ATGGATTTTGGCAGTGTTGATGATTATATTTCATCAATTGATCCAAAAGCTAGACCTATTTTCGATGAATTAAGAAAGTTTGTACTTACTTTAAGTCCTGACATTAAGGAAGCAGTTGCATATGGTATTTTAGGATTTTATTTAGGCAAGAAAAAATTCTATATTGGTGGATATAAAACACATGTAGGTGTATATACTGGTGGTACACTTCTTGATAAGTTTGGACCTGATGTTCAAGCTTTAAGAAAAGCGAAGGGAACTATTCATTTATCTTTAAAAGATAAAATTCCTTTTAAAATAATTTCTCCAGTCATTAAAGAAGCTTTAGGGTTAAAATAA
- the msrB gene encoding peptide-methionine (R)-S-oxide reductase MsrB — translation MQKKKLDHLTPIQYKVTQQNGTEPPFQNEYWNHFEEGLYVDIVDGTPLFTSKDKFDSMCGWPSFSKPIEDEIVKEKIDMSHFMVRTEVRSKEADSHLGHVFEDGPEELGGLRYCINSAALRFIPVRNLEKEGYGKYLKYFEKK, via the coding sequence ATGCAAAAAAAGAAACTTGATCATTTAACACCAATTCAATATAAGGTTACACAACAAAATGGTACAGAACCACCTTTTCAAAATGAGTATTGGAATCATTTTGAAGAAGGACTTTATGTAGATATTGTTGATGGCACACCACTTTTTACTTCAAAGGATAAGTTTGATTCAATGTGTGGATGGCCAAGTTTTTCTAAACCAATCGAAGATGAAATTGTAAAAGAAAAAATAGATATGTCTCACTTTATGGTAAGAACTGAGGTAAGAAGTAAAGAAGCAGACAGTCATTTAGGTCATGTCTTTGAAGATGGTCCAGAAGAACTCGGTGGATTAAGGTATTGTATCAATTCTGCAGCATTAAGATTTATTCCTGTAAGAAATCTTGAAAAAGAAGGATATGGAAAATATTTAAAATATTTTGAGAAAAAATAA
- a CDS encoding YcxB family protein, producing the protein MIIMFSVFVIASILSIFIVPKVIKKQVEKNFIKNLKEKNMLEMVIHYDFEENYIESLIKGSIGKTDYNQFDRLSETSNLFLIHLNGQTEAVVIPKRCFEDEMQVIDFKKFIERKLKENKSL; encoded by the coding sequence ATGATTATTATGTTTTCTGTATTTGTGATTGCTTCAATTCTTTCTATTTTTATCGTTCCAAAAGTAATCAAAAAACAAGTAGAAAAGAATTTTATTAAAAATCTTAAAGAAAAAAATATGTTAGAGATGGTGATTCATTATGATTTTGAAGAAAATTATATTGAGTCTTTGATTAAGGGTTCGATTGGAAAAACTGATTATAATCAATTTGATCGCTTAAGCGAAACAAGTAACTTATTTTTGATTCACTTGAATGGACAAACTGAAGCAGTTGTAATTCCTAAAAGATGTTTTGAAGATGAGATGCAAGTTATTGATTTTAAAAAATTTATTGAACGAAAACTAAAAGAAAATAAGTCGCTATGA
- a CDS encoding oxidoreductase, producing MEKEVVVITGASSGIGKATAILLSQKGYKVYALARRLDKLEELKVYGIEFFQFDVTDQMSRIHAVETIFQREGRIDVLFNNAGYGLYGPIEDIIESDAKQQFEVNLFGLAEMTKLVLPIMRKQKKGKIINTSSIGGKVASLLGGWYHASKFALEGFSDCLRLEVKQFGIKVILMEPGLIQTEFMGITYDYADKLPKESAYTNLLEKVKKDAKRDYLDKKIGSDPNVVAKSVFKAIKSKHPKTRYVMGKLGKLAVISKKILPDKLMDSILLHR from the coding sequence ATGGAAAAAGAAGTCGTTGTCATTACAGGTGCTTCCTCAGGAATAGGAAAAGCAACTGCTATTTTATTAAGTCAAAAAGGCTATAAAGTTTATGCACTAGCAAGAAGACTTGATAAATTAGAAGAATTAAAAGTTTATGGTATTGAATTTTTCCAATTTGATGTAACTGATCAAATGTCTAGAATCCATGCAGTAGAAACTATTTTCCAAAGAGAAGGAAGAATTGATGTTCTTTTTAACAACGCTGGATATGGTTTATATGGACCAATAGAAGATATTATTGAAAGTGATGCAAAACAACAATTTGAAGTGAATTTATTTGGATTAGCTGAAATGACTAAACTCGTTTTACCGATTATGAGAAAACAGAAAAAAGGTAAAATCATTAATACATCTTCCATTGGTGGAAAAGTTGCATCGTTACTTGGTGGTTGGTATCATGCGAGTAAGTTTGCACTTGAAGGATTTAGTGATTGTTTGAGGCTTGAAGTTAAACAATTTGGTATTAAAGTTATTTTAATGGAACCAGGATTAATTCAAACTGAATTTATGGGTATCACTTATGATTATGCGGATAAATTACCAAAAGAATCGGCATATACCAATCTACTTGAAAAAGTTAAAAAAGATGCAAAACGCGATTATTTAGATAAGAAAATTGGTTCTGACCCTAATGTTGTTGCAAAATCAGTTTTTAAAGCTATTAAATCTAAGCATCCAAAAACTCGATATGTAATGGGTAAACTTGGTAAATTAGCGGTAATTTCTAAAAAAATATTACCAGATAAATTAATGGATAGTATTTTACTACATAGATAG
- a CDS encoding RluA family pseudouridine synthase codes for MLYLSLKPSQEYNGKSIREYLQSLHVGKAVIYQYSSTKRILIGDKPVNSEYRLKPNDEITLELEEDPDQIRIDEAIDVIFEDGDFFVVEKPIDLLVHTDGNELDTLNSRVANYFHEKDYYHPVLPVHRIDKATSGLVLYAKHFVALAYLSYQFETKEIHKVYEALVAGQVMPGKGKINQPLEMDKSNKMMIISPKGKPALTIYEVNTYKENNSLLEISIESGRTHQIRAHLASIGHPVLGDPIYGKYKYIRLMLHFKSITFTHFRENKKVTFTSKVPF; via the coding sequence ATGTTATATCTAAGTTTAAAACCAAGTCAAGAATATAATGGAAAATCCATTAGAGAGTATCTACAAAGTTTACATGTAGGGAAAGCTGTTATCTATCAATATTCTTCAACAAAACGAATTTTAATTGGGGATAAACCAGTGAACTCTGAATATCGTTTAAAACCAAATGATGAAATTACACTTGAATTGGAAGAAGATCCAGATCAAATTAGAATCGATGAAGCAATAGATGTCATCTTTGAAGATGGGGATTTCTTTGTAGTAGAAAAACCAATTGATTTACTTGTTCATACAGATGGTAATGAACTTGATACATTAAATAGTAGAGTTGCTAATTATTTTCATGAGAAAGATTACTATCATCCAGTATTACCTGTACATAGAATTGATAAAGCTACCTCAGGTTTAGTATTATATGCTAAGCATTTTGTTGCTCTTGCATATCTTTCTTATCAATTTGAGACAAAAGAAATTCATAAAGTTTATGAAGCTTTAGTTGCAGGACAAGTTATGCCTGGAAAAGGTAAAATCAATCAACCACTAGAGATGGATAAATCAAATAAGATGATGATCATCTCACCAAAAGGTAAACCAGCTTTAACGATTTATGAAGTGAATACCTACAAAGAGAATAACTCTTTATTAGAGATTTCTATTGAAAGTGGCAGAACGCATCAAATTAGAGCGCATTTAGCTTCTATTGGTCATCCTGTTTTAGGTGATCCAATTTATGGAAAGTATAAGTATATTCGCTTAATGTTACACTTTAAATCGATTACCTTTACACATTTTAGAGAAAATAAAAAGGTAACTTTCACTTCGAAAGTACCCTTCTAA
- a CDS encoding MerR family transcriptional regulator: protein MTFKNSELAKLAGISTRTLRYYDQVNLLKPKRNDDSNYRYYSQDDVDKLQHILILKEMGLEIEAIKKLLKIKDLTSRIELFGKHLVELNLKKSKLEKLISNVNNTIKAMKGEIKMSDQSKFEGLKDDLIKHNEETYKEEVISFWGQKAYEDAKKYFKNMSEEKFNQFNQIQIDLIHTLQHAKENPNDLSLREKAARLHKEWIMIAWGKYNLEAHHNLVKMYVDDERFKRYYDQHGEGLAKLLRDSVLEYIK, encoded by the coding sequence ATGACATTTAAAAATAGTGAACTTGCCAAGCTAGCAGGCATTAGTACACGAACACTTAGATATTATGACCAAGTAAATCTTTTAAAGCCAAAACGAAATGATGATTCAAATTATCGTTATTATAGTCAAGATGATGTTGATAAGTTGCAACACATTCTAATATTGAAAGAAATGGGTTTAGAGATTGAAGCCATAAAAAAACTTTTAAAAATAAAAGATTTAACTTCTCGTATAGAACTTTTTGGAAAGCATTTAGTTGAACTAAATTTGAAAAAAAGTAAGTTGGAGAAATTAATATCTAATGTCAATAACACCATTAAAGCTATGAAAGGAGAAATTAAAATGAGTGACCAATCAAAGTTTGAAGGTTTAAAAGATGATCTCATCAAACATAATGAAGAAACTTACAAAGAAGAAGTTATTTCCTTTTGGGGACAAAAAGCTTATGAAGATGCTAAAAAGTACTTCAAAAATATGTCTGAAGAGAAATTTAATCAGTTTAATCAAATTCAAATTGATTTAATTCATACATTACAACATGCAAAAGAAAACCCAAACGATTTAAGTTTAAGAGAAAAAGCAGCAAGACTACACAAAGAATGGATTATGATTGCATGGGGTAAATATAACCTAGAAGCACATCATAATCTCGTTAAGATGTATGTTGACGATGAAAGATTTAAGCGATATTATGATCAACATGGTGAAGGACTTGCAAAACTCTTAAGGGATTCAGTATTAGAGTACATCAAATAA
- a CDS encoding lysoplasmalogenase family protein: protein MNKIQKYSLIVPVSVVLMWLLSELYGALDLIWSNGFTLQYALIFFLLGYALIENEKPVLVKIFLVLGGVFCLVGDTFLANAFRNHFSLGGLRMPLGMAGFFIGHTFWYLAILGFKDPLDKKRMYVSFGVTFGVLIILWFLLINNNFDLLSILALVYCIALGTPLAHSIAQFGKQPAYKLLTVFYTIFILSDMIIGMKDIKGMDIPAAGFLIWFTYIIALAGIVYSLVLHRKMQENA from the coding sequence ATGAATAAAATTCAAAAATATAGTCTCATTGTACCAGTTTCAGTGGTATTAATGTGGCTTCTAAGTGAACTATATGGTGCACTTGATTTAATTTGGAGTAACGGATTTACTTTGCAGTACGCATTGATTTTCTTTTTGCTGGGTTATGCACTCATCGAAAATGAAAAACCAGTTTTAGTCAAAATCTTTTTAGTTTTAGGTGGTGTCTTTTGTTTAGTTGGAGATACATTTCTTGCCAATGCGTTTAGAAACCACTTCTCATTAGGTGGTTTACGTATGCCACTTGGTATGGCAGGTTTTTTTATCGGACACACTTTTTGGTATTTAGCAATTCTTGGATTTAAAGATCCTCTAGATAAGAAAAGAATGTATGTATCTTTTGGAGTAACATTTGGTGTATTAATCATTTTATGGTTCCTATTAATCAATAATAACTTCGATTTATTAAGTATCTTAGCACTTGTCTATTGTATCGCTTTAGGTACACCACTTGCGCATTCTATTGCTCAATTTGGCAAACAACCTGCTTACAAATTATTAACTGTTTTCTATACAATATTTATACTGTCTGATATGATTATAGGTATGAAAGACATCAAAGGAATGGATATTCCTGCTGCTGGATTCTTAATTTGGTTTACTTATATTATTGCACTTGCAGGTATTGTTTATTCACTAGTTCTTCATAGAAAAATGCAAGAAAATGCCTAG
- a CDS encoding alpha/beta hydrolase has translation MDTEKEPIIHPELRLSAAFIKFFLPSFKENTAQLANTVLGTMKGKCKVRLYYEQRFIQRLDGSDLRITVYAPIIRKPNAPVLVWFHGGGYGLGTPEMNEKLFKKLIDRTGCVIISPDYRLSVESPYPAAIDDCYTTLKWVKDYGAEYMININQIMVGGESAGGGLTAAITHMARDKGEVNIAFQIPLYPMIDDRMQTESATDNLKDPIWNSKSNYEGWKLYLGDLFETEKVPVYAAAARADNFKNLPPCLTYVGSVEPFLDETRIYVEKLKAEGIPVYFNIYDGGFHAFDTLISNSSIAKEAIEFLLDTFEYATQNYFKENR, from the coding sequence ATGGATACTGAAAAAGAGCCAATCATTCATCCAGAGTTAAGATTAAGTGCAGCATTTATTAAGTTTTTCTTACCATCGTTTAAAGAAAATACCGCCCAACTTGCAAATACTGTTTTAGGTACAATGAAAGGTAAATGTAAAGTTAGACTTTATTATGAACAAAGATTTATTCAAAGACTCGATGGAAGTGACTTAAGAATTACCGTATATGCACCAATCATTAGAAAACCTAATGCACCTGTACTCGTTTGGTTCCATGGTGGTGGTTATGGTTTAGGTACACCTGAGATGAATGAAAAACTATTTAAAAAACTCATTGATCGTACCGGTTGTGTCATTATTTCTCCAGATTATCGATTATCTGTTGAATCCCCTTATCCTGCAGCAATTGATGATTGTTATACCACATTAAAATGGGTAAAAGATTACGGAGCTGAATATATGATTAACATCAATCAAATAATGGTTGGTGGTGAATCTGCAGGTGGTGGTTTAACAGCTGCTATCACACATATGGCAAGAGATAAAGGTGAGGTAAACATTGCCTTTCAAATTCCTTTATATCCAATGATTGATGATAGAATGCAAACCGAATCTGCTACAGATAATCTAAAAGATCCTATATGGAATTCCAAATCCAATTATGAAGGTTGGAAATTATATTTAGGTGATTTGTTTGAAACCGAAAAAGTACCGGTTTATGCTGCTGCAGCTCGTGCAGATAATTTTAAAAACTTACCACCTTGTTTAACTTACGTAGGTTCAGTTGAACCATTTTTAGATGAAACTAGAATTTACGTAGAAAAATTAAAAGCTGAAGGCATTCCAGTTTATTTCAATATTTACGATGGTGGATTCCATGCGTTTGATACATTAATTTCAAATAGCAGTATAGCAAAAGAAGCAATAGAATTTTTGCTTGATACCTTTGAATATGCAACACAAAATTATTTTAAAGAAAATAGGTAG
- a CDS encoding formate/nitrite transporter family protein produces the protein MNRTLKYILSAVLSGIVVGIVATTYLALKNENMILGAFLFGFGLLSICTLDFKLFTGRVAYIIDEKPSYLLDLLYIVVGNLIGLSFFALLVHISGMTTVIENAHHLVEAKLDAPIYSIFTKAIICGFLMYLGVEGYKRVPNDVAKVVLNIFAVVIFIFAGVEHSIANAYYFVVSGSFTWEVLLAFIVMLLGNGVGSVLINGLEKLAGTKQPKENK, from the coding sequence ATGAACAGAACATTAAAATATATTTTATCCGCAGTATTATCTGGTATCGTTGTTGGGATTGTTGCAACTACATACCTTGCCCTTAAAAACGAAAACATGATCTTAGGAGCATTCCTATTCGGATTTGGGTTATTATCAATTTGCACATTAGACTTTAAATTATTTACTGGTAGAGTTGCGTATATCATTGATGAAAAACCAAGTTACTTACTAGACTTACTCTATATCGTTGTTGGTAATTTAATTGGTTTATCATTCTTTGCATTACTTGTTCACATAAGTGGTATGACGACAGTAATTGAAAATGCACATCACCTAGTTGAAGCAAAATTAGATGCACCAATTTATTCAATCTTCACTAAAGCAATCATTTGTGGTTTCTTAATGTATCTTGGTGTAGAAGGCTATAAACGTGTTCCGAATGATGTTGCAAAAGTGGTTCTAAACATTTTCGCAGTTGTGATCTTCATCTTTGCTGGTGTTGAACACAGTATCGCAAATGCGTATTATTTCGTTGTATCAGGTTCATTCACTTGGGAAGTTTTACTGGCATTCATCGTGATGTTACTTGGTAACGGTGTTGGATCAGTTTTAATTAATGGATTAGAAAAACTTGCTGGAACTAAACAACCTAAAGAAAACAAATAA
- a CDS encoding GGDEF domain-containing protein: protein MTTGAYSVIFGFISNFLFYAFLMTSLTIFTNWKRSTKFHIMVCLGAVYILCGILTYYYGPLENLSIELQMVFMIINLVFCMVSVARTTAFFFNTTKEAHEQLAILASTDYLTGLPNRTSFVYTYEKLQDENETGIGLMMIDTDDFKLFNDTYGHIYGDEILQTVSDVFKSVKQANHYIARYGGEEFTVLVRSNDVNEVYQFAELLRNNVIEIGNSIDKQLSISIGLVYMPLHYMGHPNLISIADELLYQAKSEGKNKIVSKVLGL, encoded by the coding sequence TTGACAACTGGAGCTTATTCGGTTATCTTCGGTTTTATTTCAAATTTCTTATTTTATGCATTCTTAATGACAAGCTTAACAATTTTTACAAATTGGAAAAGGTCTACCAAATTCCATATCATGGTTTGTCTTGGTGCAGTCTACATTTTATGTGGTATCTTAACTTATTATTATGGGCCACTTGAAAACTTATCTATCGAACTTCAAATGGTATTCATGATCATCAATTTAGTATTTTGTATGGTGAGTGTTGCAAGAACAACTGCCTTCTTCTTTAATACAACTAAAGAAGCGCATGAACAATTAGCAATTCTAGCTTCAACAGATTATTTAACAGGGCTTCCTAATCGTACAAGTTTTGTATACACTTACGAGAAATTACAAGATGAAAATGAGACCGGAATCGGTCTAATGATGATTGATACTGATGATTTTAAATTATTTAATGATACATATGGTCATATATATGGTGATGAAATTCTACAAACTGTTTCAGATGTATTTAAATCAGTTAAGCAAGCAAATCATTATATTGCTAGATATGGTGGTGAAGAGTTCACTGTTTTAGTTAGATCAAATGATGTGAATGAAGTTTACCAATTTGCAGAACTTTTAAGAAATAACGTTATTGAAATTGGAAATTCTATTGATAAACAACTTTCAATTTCAATTGGTCTTGTTTATATGCCGCTGCATTATATGGGACATCCTAATTTAATTTCAATTGCTGATGAATTGTTATATCAAGCAAAAAGTGAAGGTAAAAATAAAATCGTTTCAAAGGTGTTAGGCCTTTAA
- a CDS encoding pseudouridine synthase, whose protein sequence is MDKAKQYKKTEYTTREHLLYDAKEMIRLNKYISECGVASRREADRMIEVGRIKVNGIKAVVGMQIKSTDEVTLDGKLITLKTEKIYIALNKPEGIVSTTDTAIKDNMITFMNYKEKIFPIGRLDKETSGLILLTNDGDIVNKILRVENGHEKEYIVEVDKKISNEFIDTMQSGVTIYNPVSHKNQKTMPAVLKPLDDTRFHLTIKQGLNRQIRRMTEALGYKVVKLQRIRIMHIELGDLPIGYWRYLTQDEIQKLEVLM, encoded by the coding sequence ATGGACAAAGCTAAACAATATAAAAAAACAGAATATACCACAAGAGAACATTTACTTTATGATGCTAAAGAAATGATCAGACTAAACAAATACATCTCTGAATGTGGCGTAGCATCTAGAAGAGAAGCCGACCGAATGATTGAGGTTGGTCGCATTAAAGTCAATGGTATTAAAGCTGTCGTTGGTATGCAAATCAAATCAACCGATGAGGTGACTCTTGATGGTAAACTCATAACATTAAAAACTGAAAAAATTTATATTGCACTTAATAAGCCAGAAGGTATTGTATCAACAACAGATACAGCAATTAAAGATAATATGATTACTTTTATGAACTATAAAGAAAAAATCTTCCCAATCGGAAGACTTGATAAAGAAACATCTGGTTTAATTCTACTAACAAACGATGGTGACATCGTCAATAAAATCTTACGTGTTGAAAATGGTCACGAAAAAGAATATATTGTTGAAGTTGATAAGAAAATTTCTAATGAATTTATTGATACCATGCAATCTGGTGTAACTATATATAATCCAGTTTCACATAAGAATCAAAAAACAATGCCTGCAGTACTTAAACCCTTAGATGATACAAGATTCCACTTAACCATCAAACAGGGCTTAAATCGTCAAATAAGACGTATGACAGAAGCTTTAGGTTATAAGGTTGTTAAATTACAACGTATTCGTATCATGCATATTGAATTAGGTGACTTACCAATCGGTTATTGGCGTTACTTAACACAGGATGAAATTCAAAAACTTGAAGTTTTAATGTAA
- a CDS encoding SLC13 family permease, with product MAIIVFVTTVILMMSGLIFFPKIRLFKKEFESYWLIVLIGAIVAIFTTGMDSKNLIDSIFKDSEMNPIKLVTFFISMTILSIYLNEIGFFQKVAYWVLKKVNNHQNKIFLYFSLLVSILTIFVSNDVIILTFIPIMIYFARHAKINPLPYLFAVLVFANTFSLILIVGNPTNVYLATNQNISFLEYMKVMFIPGIITGIVSYLILWFIFRKELKKQIEVPMDQVIEIDQTKMVLGLVHLGITLVLLTLSNLISLEMWIITIVADISLLGITYFINRKHKNSQHLIKSTLKKAPWTFIPLIIGMYILVDSVKQNGFHVEVFNLLNQFDPIYGYGISTFFLANIMNNLPMTMFMQLVIEEVPAYLTLKVTYASIIGANLGVLLSPFGALAGLMWYDLLKQHEIKISIGKYIKTLLILGIVSLLMGLFVLSLII from the coding sequence ATGGCAATTATTGTCTTTGTAACAACTGTAATTTTGATGATGTCAGGTTTAATCTTTTTTCCAAAAATTAGACTATTTAAAAAAGAATTTGAATCGTATTGGTTAATTGTTCTAATTGGTGCAATCGTTGCAATTTTCACAACTGGAATGGACTCTAAAAACTTGATTGATTCAATCTTTAAAGATAGTGAAATGAACCCAATTAAATTGGTTACATTTTTTATTTCAATGACTATTTTATCGATTTATTTAAATGAGATTGGATTCTTCCAAAAAGTAGCCTATTGGGTGTTAAAAAAAGTTAATAATCATCAGAATAAAATATTCTTATATTTTTCACTCCTTGTAAGTATACTCACAATATTTGTAAGTAATGATGTCATCATCTTAACATTTATTCCAATCATGATTTATTTTGCAAGACATGCAAAAATTAATCCATTACCTTATTTGTTTGCAGTATTGGTATTTGCTAATACTTTCAGTTTAATTTTGATTGTAGGTAATCCAACAAACGTATATCTTGCGACAAATCAAAATATTTCATTTCTCGAATATATGAAAGTGATGTTTATTCCAGGCATAATCACTGGAATTGTAAGTTATTTAATATTATGGTTTATATTTAGAAAAGAACTTAAAAAGCAAATTGAAGTACCGATGGATCAAGTTATAGAAATAGATCAAACTAAAATGGTCTTGGGTTTAGTACATCTAGGTATAACCTTAGTATTACTAACCCTATCTAATTTGATTTCGCTTGAAATGTGGATTATCACAATCGTTGCAGATATTTCGTTATTAGGAATTACTTATTTTATAAACAGAAAACATAAAAACTCTCAGCACTTAATCAAGAGTACTTTAAAAAAGGCACCATGGACATTTATTCCTTTAATAATTGGTATGTATATATTAGTTGATAGTGTTAAACAAAATGGTTTTCACGTTGAAGTTTTTAATTTGTTAAATCAATTTGATCCAATATATGGTTATGGTATTTCAACATTTTTCCTTGCAAACATTATGAATAATTTACCAATGACAATGTTTATGCAACTTGTTATTGAAGAAGTACCTGCATACTTAACACTAAAGGTAACATATGCTTCAATCATTGGTGCGAATCTTGGGGTTTTATTATCACCATTTGGAGCATTAGCAGGATTAATGTGGTACGACCTACTTAAGCAGCATGAGATAAAAATAAGTATTGGAAAATACATAAAAACATTATTAATCTTAGGTATTGTTTCGCTATTAATGGGATTATTTGTTTTAAGTCTAATTATTTAA
- a CDS encoding DUF4256 domain-containing protein: MSEFNRENLLKTLENRFLRHMYRHPNLTWQEVLNKLESNEKALETIFNMEETGGEPDLVARFKDDNPFIYVDCSKESPSGRRSLCYDRRAWEERKEYKPQGTAMDLARELGIKMLDDAEYRKLQTIEPFDLKTSSWVVTPSRIRELGGAIFCDRRYDTVFTYHNGADSYYAARGFRGYISL; encoded by the coding sequence ATGAGTGAATTTAATAGAGAAAATCTATTGAAAACTTTAGAAAATAGATTTTTAAGACATATGTATCGACATCCAAATTTGACATGGCAAGAAGTCTTAAATAAGTTGGAATCTAATGAAAAAGCATTAGAAACCATTTTTAATATGGAAGAAACAGGTGGTGAACCTGACCTTGTAGCTAGATTTAAAGATGATAATCCATTTATTTATGTTGATTGTTCAAAAGAATCTCCATCAGGTAGACGTAGTCTATGTTATGATAGAAGAGCTTGGGAAGAAAGAAAAGAATATAAACCGCAAGGTACTGCAATGGATCTTGCACGTGAGTTAGGTATCAAGATGTTAGATGATGCAGAATATCGAAAACTTCAAACGATTGAACCTTTTGATTTAAAAACTTCTTCATGGGTTGTCACACCGTCAAGAATTAGAGAATTAGGTGGTGCAATTTTCTGTGATCGTCGTTATGATACAGTTTTTACTTATCATAATGGTGCAGATAGTTATTATGCGGCAAGAGGATTTAGAGGTTATATTAGTTTATAA